In Trifolium pratense cultivar HEN17-A07 linkage group LG7, ARS_RC_1.1, whole genome shotgun sequence, a genomic segment contains:
- the LOC123896992 gene encoding uncharacterized protein LOC123896992 has protein sequence MAMCRCVSVLIGRKDKIKGIEGSSKGDLKKIHATKVQHPTILSKSRDIKPDATHDVTTCGTQMNSRSNVKVTSLESHAKTEVEEAYEGEDEHEDSPSIKRELSDFDLQVHEAVANKGGYDPTGKEMNSPSLYKEKANIQLEDRDEYHKKSVDLILSGHVSDPGMGRSNFWASPQLKRSCSNMERRDILRKTAHHFPTSKSQSFEDLQELSANQMVNLESPRSVTTQRSADRVMLKRRSSSQVLPSGSKKLWWKLFLWSHRNIHQPWVSKSTQLHPASAVLNSQCGYSSDILEPKQGNTLRHRRSPSPTSSSREFFSKSGKDKTIDNPSWSRFQKEKNFDFQTQNQWVAFSTESSSFNIVDEWVKDLENQQPPSEEDFADDNIENTVSPPPDADRSIARSTIQLTRHQDGNLSKDILYANSVVQSLNPASTAAHISGIGIKAIPAITHFSSLRSVNLSNNFIVHITPGFLPKGLHTLNLSRNKISTIEGLRELTRLRVLDLSYNRISRIGQGLSNCTPVKELYLAGNKISDVEGLHRLLKLTVLDLSFNKITTTKALGQLVANYNSLQALNLIGNPIQSNISDEQLRKAVCGLLPKVVYLNKESIKPQRTREMLTDSVAKAALGNSSRTPTRRALKKGGQGGSSSSSVHRNSASVAQKSRHRSKSQTKHR, from the exons ATGGCGATGTGTAGATGTGTCTCTGTTTTGATCGGAAGGAAGGATAAAATCAAG GGCATTGAAGGATCTTCAAAAGGGGACCTCAAAAAGATACATGCCACCAAAGTACAACACCCGACGATATTATCCAAGAGTCGTGATATAAAGCCAGATGCCACCCATGATGTTACAACCTGTGGTACGCAGATGAATTCAAGATCCAATGTGAAAGTTACGAGTCTCGAGAGTCATGCGAAGACTGAAGTAGAGGAAGCTTACGAAGGAGAAGATGAGCATGAAGATTCACCTTCCATCAAGAGAGAGCTCTCTGATTTTGATCTCCAAGTTCATGAAGCTGTTGCAAACAAAGGAGGATATGACCCAACAGGTAAAGAGATGAACTCCCCCAGTTTATATAAAGAAAAAGCCAACATTCAATTGGAAGACAGAGACGAATACCACAAAAAGAGTGTTGATTTAATCCTAAGTGGGCATGTCAGCGATCCTGGGATGGGAAGGTCCAACTTCTGGGCCTCTCCACAGCTCAAGCGATCTTGCTCTAACATGGAAAGAAGGGATATACTTAGGAAGACAGCTCATCACTTTCCAACTTCAAAGTCACAGTCTTTTGAGGATTTGCAGGAATTATCAGCAAATCAGATGGTTAACCTAGAAAGCCCCAGGTCTGTGACGACTCAGCGCAGTGCTGATAGAGTGATGTTGAAAAGGCGTTCGTCTAGTCAAGTTCTCCCTTCTGGAAGTAAAAAATTATGGTGGAAGTTGTTCCTCTGGAGCCACAGGAACATTCATCAACCTTGGGTCAGCAAATCAACACAATTACATCCTGCAAGTGCTGTTTTAAATAGTCAATGTGGGTACTCTTCGGATATCCTGGAACCAAAACAAGGTAATACTTTGAGACACAGGAGATCACCCTCTCCTACATCATCTTCTAGGGAGTTCTTTAGCAAAAGCGGCAAGGATAAAACCATTGATAATCCAAGCTGGAGCagatttcaaaaagaaaaaaacttcgattttcAGACACAGAATCAATGGGTAGCTTTCTCAACAGAATCATCCTCCTTTAACATAGTGGATGAGTGGGTGAAAGATCTTGAAAATCAGCAGCCACCTTCTGAGGAGGATTTTGCTGATGACAATATTGAAAACACTGTCTCTCCACCTCCGGATGCTGATAGATCAATAGCAAGAAGCACAATTCAGTTGACTCGACATCAAGATGGCAACCTTTCAAAGGATATTTTGTACGCGAATAGCGTGGTTCAATCTCTGAATCCAGCCTCAACTGCAGCTCATATATCTGGTATTGGTATAAAAGCCATCCCTGCAATTACACACTTCTCCAGTCTTCGTTCTGTGAATTTGTCGAACAATTTCATCG TTCATATAACACCTGGATTTCTCCCAAAGGGTCTTCATACACTTAATTTGTCAAGAAACAAGATCAGCACCATTGAGGGCCTCCGAGAATTAACCCGGTTGCGGGTACTTGACCTAAGTTATAATCGCATCTCAAGAATTGGACAAG GGCTATCAAATTGTACACCAGTCAAAGAGCTATATCTTGCAGGAAACAAGATAAGTGATGTTGAGGGGCTACACAGGTTGTTGAAGCTAACTGTTCTGGACTTAAGCTTTAACAAGATCACAACAACAAAGGCATTAGGCCAGCTAGTAGCTAATTACAACTCACTTCAGGCCTTGAATCTGATAGGAAATCCAATTCAAAGCAACATCAGTGATGAGCAGCTGCGCAAAGCAGTTTGTGGTCTTCTTCCAAAGGTAGTGTATCTGAACAAGGAATCCATCAAGCCTCAAAGGACACGGGAGATGCTCACTGATAGTGTTGCCAAAGCTGCACTTGGAAACAGCAGCCGGACCCCCACCAGAAGAGCACTGAAGAAAGGTGGCCAAGGAGGATCAAGTTCCTCCAGTGTGCATAGAAACAGCGCTAGTGTAGCCCAGAAAAGCAGGCACAGATCAAAAAGCCAAACTAAACATCGTTAG
- the LOC123896993 gene encoding protein WHAT'S THIS FACTOR 1 homolog, chloroplastic: MAFCSSCISKTLKNHNHYFTAKFSTSFLVTKTPKKHKKKHKSKSSPRTNPIQTQPNRVTEFERIVERETLMKFVTRSKNYLSNQPEHVLQLDDAGKLHRELGFPRGRKIAKSIQRHPLLFQTYRHSDGKMWLGFTDLMEELIAEEQSIMESMQLDRVDKVRKLLMMSRFHRISLAKIHHCRSLFGIPDDFRDRVVKYPNYFRVVVDSNNNDGKSVRVLELVKWDPLLAVSAIEREFMVNEEAAKRKFNFPVKHGKDLDLEFDDEKKLNLLNALPLVSPYSDGSKLDVWTLEAEKYRVGLIHEFLSLTLEKKASIHHLVEFKEEFSLTKHTYHMLLKQPRAFYLAGTEMNWVVFLKDGYDRNGVLIQKDPQVLFNEKLYKYAQIQEMEPGSDVGLENQLMD, translated from the coding sequence ATGGCCTTTTGTTCATCGTGCatctctaaaaccctaaaaaaccATAACCATTACTTCACCGCCAAATTTTCCACCTCTTTTTTAGTCACCAAAACCccaaaaaaacacaagaaaaaacacaaatccAAATCAAGTCCTAGAACAAATCCAATCCAAACCCAACCAAACCGGGTAACCGAATTCGAACGCATCGTAGAACGCGAAACCCTAATGAAATTCGTCACAAGATCCAAAAACTATCTCTCTAACCAACCGGAACACGTTCTTCAACTCGACGACGCCGGTAAACTCCACCGCGAACTCGGTTTCCCACGCGGCCGGAAAATCGCCAAATCAATCCAACGTCATCCGTTACTCTTCCAAACCTACCGTCACTCCGACGGCAAAATGTGGCTCGGATTCACCGATCTAATGGAAGAATTAATCGCGGAAGAACAATCGATTATGGAATCAATGCAACTCGATCGTGTCGATAAGGTTCGTAAGCTTCTCATGATGTCGAGATTTCACCGTATTTCACTAGCTAAAATTCATCACTGTAGAAGTTTATTTGGTATACCGGATGATTTTCGTGACCGTGTTGTGAAATACCCGAATTACTTCCGCGTCGTTGTTGATAGCAACAACAACGACGGGAAGAGCGTTCGGGTTCTTGAGTTGGTTAAATGGGATCCACTTTTGGCTGTGAGTGCGATTGAAAGAGAGTTTATGGTGAATGAAGAAGCTGCTAAGAGGAAATTTAATTTTCCTGTCAAACATGGGAAGGATTTGGATTTGgaatttgatgatgaaaagAAGCTGAATTTGTTAAATGCGCTTCCGTTGGTGTCACCTTATTCGGATGGTTCGAAATTAGATGTGTGGACTTTGGAAGCTGAGAAATATAGGGTTGGATTGATTCATGAGTTTTTGAGTTTGACATTGGAGAAGAAAGCTTCAATTCATCACCTTGTTGAGTTTAAGGAGGAGTTTAGTTTGACTAAGCATACTTATCATATGTTACTTAAGCAGCCGAGGGCGTTTTATTTGGCTGGAACTGAGATGAATTGGGTTGTGTTTTTGAAAGATGGTTATGATCGAAATGGTGTTTTGATTCAGAAGGATCCTCAGGTGTTGTTTAATGAAAAGCTTTATAAGTATGCTCAGATACAGGAAATGGAACCTGGTTCTGATGTTGGATTGGAAAATCAACTTATGGATTGA
- the LOC123896994 gene encoding probable pectin methyltransferase QUA2 isoform X1, producing MSRPLYRGVSGIRIPDNSIDSWDSQSKDKTEKEGSDPLQLKSPFRLLFADNTSHSKYGVTENGFSPDPFILGTPRSRHKLILLFMKFSIVLIVILALAGSFWWTISISTTSRGQIYHGYRRLQEKLVSDLVDIGEISYAPSKQKELDFCSQEFENYVPCFNVSDNLAQGYSDGSEFDRQCGRELRQDCLLLSPMTYKIPLRWPTGRDVIWVSNVKITAQEVLSSGSLTKRSVIYISSTGLHIFSHPFILKFSCFLFGYRMMMLDEEQISFRSASLMFDGVEDYSHQIAEMIGLRNESNFIQTGVRTILDIGCGYGSVGAHLFHSQLLTMCIANYESSGSQVQLTLERGLPAMVASFTTKQLPYPSLSYDMLHCARCGIDWDQKDGILLIEADRLLKPGGYFVWTSPLTNARNKDSQKRWKVIHDFTENLCWEMLSQQDETVVWKKTSKRKCYSSRKNGSPPPPLCSRGYDVESPYYRELQNCIGGTHSSRWISIEERATWPSRDHPKKNELAIHGLQPDEFAEDAESWKTAVRNYWSLLSPLIFSDHPKRPGDEDPPPPYNMLRNVLDMNAHFGGFNSALLQSGKSVWVMNVVPTSGLNYLPLIQDRGYVGVLHDWCEAFPTYPRTYDLVHAAGFLSIEAAQQHRCTMLDIFIEIDRLLRPEGWIIIRDTVPLIESARALTTRLKWDARVIEIESDSDQRLLICQKPFFKRQAN from the exons ATGTCCAGGCCTTTGTACAGAGGTGTGTCTGGGATTCGGATCCCTGATAACAGCATCGATTCGTGGGACTCTCAATCCAAAgataaaacagaaaaagaagGTTCTGATCCCTTACAATTGAAGTCTCCCTTTAGGTTGCTTTTTGCAGATAATACTTCTCATTCTAAATATGGTGTCACTGAGAATGGTTTTTCGCCCGATCCGTTCATTCTTGGCACTCCTAGAAGTCGGCATAAGTTGATTCTTCTTTTCATGAAGTTTAGTATAGTACTTATAGTTATTCTTGCTCTTGCTGGATCTTTTTGGTGGACAATCTCAATTTCAACTACATCAAGAGGTCAAATTTACCATGGTTATAGAAGACTTCAAGAGAAACTTGTATCGGATCTTGTGGATATCGGCGAGATTTCTTATGCTCCCTCAAAACAGAAAGAATTAGATTTCTGTTCTcaggagtttgaaaactatgTTCCTTGTTTTAACGTTTCAGACAATCTAGCACAGGGTTACTCTGATGGCAGTGAGTTTGATCGGCAATGTGGCCGTGAACTTAGGCAAGATTGTTTACTTCTCTCGCCAATGACTTACAAAATTCCTCTTCGGTGGCCAACTGGAAGGGATGTTATCTGGGTTTCTAATGTTAAAATCACTGCACAGGAAGTTCTTTCTTCTGGAAGTTTGACCAAGAGGTCAGTGATATACATCTCTTCTACTGGCTTGCATATTTTCAGCCATCCTTTCATCTTAAAGTTCTCgtgttttttatttggttacAGGATGATGATGCTTGATGAAGAGCAAATTTCTTTTCGTTCTGCCTCTCTTATGTTTGATGGTGTTGAAGACTACTCACACCAAATTGCAGAAATGATTGGACTCAGAAATGAATCTAACTTCATACAAACAGGG GTTAGAACCATTCTGGACATTGGTTGTGGCTATGGTAGCGTTGGAGCGCACCTCTTTCACAGTCAACTTTTAACTATGTGCATTGCAAACTATGAGTCTTCTGGGAGTCAAGTTCAACTTACACTTGAGAGAGGTCTTCCTGCTATGGTTGCTTCCTTCACCACAAAACAGTTGCCATATCCATCTCTCTCGTATGATATGCTACATTGTGCTAGATGTGGCATAGATTGGGACCAGAAAG ATGGAATTCTCTTAATTGAAGCTGATCGACTCTTAAAGCCTGGGGGATACTTTGTCTGGACTTCGCCACTTACAAATGCTCGTAACAAAGACAGTCAGAAAAGGTGGAAGGTCATACATGATTTTACAGAAAACCTTTGCTGGGAGATGCTATCACAGCAAGATGAAACTGTCGTATGGAAGAAAACTAGTAAAAGAAAATGCTATAGTTCAAG AAAGAATggttctcctcctcctcctttaTGTAGTAGAGGCTATGATGTGGAGTCTCCGTATTATCGAGAACTGCAAAATTGCATAGGAGGAACACATAGCAGCCGTTGGATATCTATTGAAGAGAGGGCAACCTGGCCTTCAAGGGATCACCCGAAAAAGAATGAGCTTGCAATACATG GATTGCAACCTGATGAATTTGCTGAGGACGCCGAAAGCTGGAAGACAGCAGTACGAAATTATTGGTCTCTTCTGTCACCTTTGATATTTTCCGATCATCCAAAGAGACCTGGTGATGAGGATCCTCCACCACCTTACAACATGCTAAGAAACGTGCTAGACATGAATGCTCATTTTGGTGGTTTTAATTCTGCATTGTTGCAATCTGGAAAGTCTGTGTGGGTCATGAATGTGGTGCCGACGAGTGGACTCAATTATCTTCCCTTGATCCAGGACCGTGGTTATGTTGGCGTTTTGCATGATTG GTGTGAGGCATTTCCAACATATCCTCGAACCTATGACTTGGTACACGCCGCAGGGTTTTTATCCATTGAAGCTGCTCAGCAGCACAGATGTACCATGCTTGATATATTCATTGAAATTGACAGGTTACTTCGTCCAGAG GGTTGGATTATAATTCGAGACACAGTTCCTTTGATAGAGTCAGCTAGAGCTTTAACAACTCGGCTGAAGTGGGATGCAAGAGTTATAGAAATTGAAAGTGATAGCGATCAGAGACTACTGATCTGCCAGAAGCCTTTCTTCAAGAGACAAGCAAATTAA
- the LOC123896994 gene encoding probable pectin methyltransferase QUA2 isoform X2 — translation MSRPLYRGVSGIRIPDNSIDSWDSQSKDKTEKEGSDPLQLKSPFRLLFADNTSHSKYGVTENGFSPDPFILGTPRSRHKLILLFMKFSIVLIVILALAGSFWWTISISTTSRGQIYHGYRRLQEKLVSDLVDIGEISYAPSKQKELDFCSQEFENYVPCFNVSDNLAQGYSDGSEFDRQCGRELRQDCLLLSPMTYKIPLRWPTGRDVIWVSNVKITAQEVLSSGSLTKRMMMLDEEQISFRSASLMFDGVEDYSHQIAEMIGLRNESNFIQTGVRTILDIGCGYGSVGAHLFHSQLLTMCIANYESSGSQVQLTLERGLPAMVASFTTKQLPYPSLSYDMLHCARCGIDWDQKDGILLIEADRLLKPGGYFVWTSPLTNARNKDSQKRWKVIHDFTENLCWEMLSQQDETVVWKKTSKRKCYSSRKNGSPPPPLCSRGYDVESPYYRELQNCIGGTHSSRWISIEERATWPSRDHPKKNELAIHGLQPDEFAEDAESWKTAVRNYWSLLSPLIFSDHPKRPGDEDPPPPYNMLRNVLDMNAHFGGFNSALLQSGKSVWVMNVVPTSGLNYLPLIQDRGYVGVLHDWCEAFPTYPRTYDLVHAAGFLSIEAAQQHRCTMLDIFIEIDRLLRPEGWIIIRDTVPLIESARALTTRLKWDARVIEIESDSDQRLLICQKPFFKRQAN, via the exons ATGTCCAGGCCTTTGTACAGAGGTGTGTCTGGGATTCGGATCCCTGATAACAGCATCGATTCGTGGGACTCTCAATCCAAAgataaaacagaaaaagaagGTTCTGATCCCTTACAATTGAAGTCTCCCTTTAGGTTGCTTTTTGCAGATAATACTTCTCATTCTAAATATGGTGTCACTGAGAATGGTTTTTCGCCCGATCCGTTCATTCTTGGCACTCCTAGAAGTCGGCATAAGTTGATTCTTCTTTTCATGAAGTTTAGTATAGTACTTATAGTTATTCTTGCTCTTGCTGGATCTTTTTGGTGGACAATCTCAATTTCAACTACATCAAGAGGTCAAATTTACCATGGTTATAGAAGACTTCAAGAGAAACTTGTATCGGATCTTGTGGATATCGGCGAGATTTCTTATGCTCCCTCAAAACAGAAAGAATTAGATTTCTGTTCTcaggagtttgaaaactatgTTCCTTGTTTTAACGTTTCAGACAATCTAGCACAGGGTTACTCTGATGGCAGTGAGTTTGATCGGCAATGTGGCCGTGAACTTAGGCAAGATTGTTTACTTCTCTCGCCAATGACTTACAAAATTCCTCTTCGGTGGCCAACTGGAAGGGATGTTATCTGGGTTTCTAATGTTAAAATCACTGCACAGGAAGTTCTTTCTTCTGGAAGTTTGACCAAGAG GATGATGATGCTTGATGAAGAGCAAATTTCTTTTCGTTCTGCCTCTCTTATGTTTGATGGTGTTGAAGACTACTCACACCAAATTGCAGAAATGATTGGACTCAGAAATGAATCTAACTTCATACAAACAGGG GTTAGAACCATTCTGGACATTGGTTGTGGCTATGGTAGCGTTGGAGCGCACCTCTTTCACAGTCAACTTTTAACTATGTGCATTGCAAACTATGAGTCTTCTGGGAGTCAAGTTCAACTTACACTTGAGAGAGGTCTTCCTGCTATGGTTGCTTCCTTCACCACAAAACAGTTGCCATATCCATCTCTCTCGTATGATATGCTACATTGTGCTAGATGTGGCATAGATTGGGACCAGAAAG ATGGAATTCTCTTAATTGAAGCTGATCGACTCTTAAAGCCTGGGGGATACTTTGTCTGGACTTCGCCACTTACAAATGCTCGTAACAAAGACAGTCAGAAAAGGTGGAAGGTCATACATGATTTTACAGAAAACCTTTGCTGGGAGATGCTATCACAGCAAGATGAAACTGTCGTATGGAAGAAAACTAGTAAAAGAAAATGCTATAGTTCAAG AAAGAATggttctcctcctcctcctttaTGTAGTAGAGGCTATGATGTGGAGTCTCCGTATTATCGAGAACTGCAAAATTGCATAGGAGGAACACATAGCAGCCGTTGGATATCTATTGAAGAGAGGGCAACCTGGCCTTCAAGGGATCACCCGAAAAAGAATGAGCTTGCAATACATG GATTGCAACCTGATGAATTTGCTGAGGACGCCGAAAGCTGGAAGACAGCAGTACGAAATTATTGGTCTCTTCTGTCACCTTTGATATTTTCCGATCATCCAAAGAGACCTGGTGATGAGGATCCTCCACCACCTTACAACATGCTAAGAAACGTGCTAGACATGAATGCTCATTTTGGTGGTTTTAATTCTGCATTGTTGCAATCTGGAAAGTCTGTGTGGGTCATGAATGTGGTGCCGACGAGTGGACTCAATTATCTTCCCTTGATCCAGGACCGTGGTTATGTTGGCGTTTTGCATGATTG GTGTGAGGCATTTCCAACATATCCTCGAACCTATGACTTGGTACACGCCGCAGGGTTTTTATCCATTGAAGCTGCTCAGCAGCACAGATGTACCATGCTTGATATATTCATTGAAATTGACAGGTTACTTCGTCCAGAG GGTTGGATTATAATTCGAGACACAGTTCCTTTGATAGAGTCAGCTAGAGCTTTAACAACTCGGCTGAAGTGGGATGCAAGAGTTATAGAAATTGAAAGTGATAGCGATCAGAGACTACTGATCTGCCAGAAGCCTTTCTTCAAGAGACAAGCAAATTAA